agaatactattgatctGCCGCGAAGCGCGGGACCTCCACTAGTTATAAGTAAGTTCATGCCAAAAGCTGTGAATTTtacaaaaactaaatttcaattgtATTGACAGTTTTATGAACTTTTGGACTGTATATCATTCTAAATTTGTatgcttcgtttggttcggaaataagcaagaactagttataccagggataggtacaagtatgggttttcgtaggaacaagggtatttttttatttggatgaaaatatgggtataagctggaactagaaaaattatgtttggataaaaatgtgagtataaggtggaatagttggtagttatagatagaaaataatgattttacccctataattgaatttaaaattttaaacttataattttaaatttgaaattaatattaaaacttttaatttttaaattttaaatttaatatcaaatttaaatttgaaagatataaaatatcaaatttaaaatttaaaatctaaaaaaattaaatataaaatttaaaaattaaaaatatcaaatttataatttaaacattacgaattataaaattataaatttaaattttaaaattataaattataaattttagaaatttaaatttaaattaaaaatctctctttttctctctctctctctctacccgggAGGGGTGGAACAAGTTGTTTCACCCCTTGTTCCACCCCAGgggtggaacaacttgttcccacccaatCCGGTACAAGGGGAGCTTGTACCCCGTGGGTGGGAACAAATTGTTTCCGGCCCTCAAACttgtgtttgggtacaagaggggggataacccTCTTATCCTCCCTCTTGTACTCAATCCAAACGGGGGCGTAGAGAAAACATGAGTTGGTTAAATGCTTTTGTTTccgaaaaaaattatgtatttcAGTTATTTTAAGTATTTGATATTATTCTAATTCTCTTTCAACTTTCATCTAAAAGTAAGTTTGACAATCTAATTTGCTGTTCGTGAGCtggcttgtgttcggctcgttaataaactaGCCAAACACGAGTtagatttttcagctcgatataTTAACAAGGCAACTCATGTTtgactcatttattaaacgagcagaAAATTAGTTGGCcccagctcgctcatgttcggctcgttgccTAACTCTAAGGAAAGTCTACTATTTAGCAGTTATCCCACATCATCTATATCCAGctaatcatattttatatttcaagagaaaaataaataaaattatttttctaaaaaaaaggcAGATGAAATGAGTGAACCCCAGAGGTCAAGATTGGGTTAATTGcgtacacgtccctgcaaatatgATGAATTGCAGATTCCCTGCAAAGCTCAACTTTCGTAAGTTATtcctataaaagtcctaatgtattaaaATATGTCCCTGCCATTAGTTTTCtctagaaaaattttattaaccacagttaaaatacttaaccatgattaattaataagtgaaataacaattttaccctcttcttcttctgtccctcttcttcttccctcttcttcatcgccggcgagggagaagatgcggcggcggcggcgaaccctctccctcttcctcttcctcttccctcctcttccctcttcttcgtcgccggcgagggaggagatgcggcggcggcagcgaaccctctcccttttcctcttccctcttcctctccttcttccttttccccttcttcttcctctccctctttctcttccctcttcttcgtcaccggcgaacccgaccccgACCTCGACCTCGCCGCAACGCccgaagagaaagagaaagagaaagagggagtacttttggagggacatatttgtaagggcaaaaaggtcatttcacaagcatactgttaaaaaattaacagttctctaacagattctaatcagagggacatatctgaatacgtTAGTATTTTTGCAGAGACAAATTATGAAAGTTGagttttgcaggaataaatCTGCAATTCATCATATTTGCAGGGACATGtgtgtaattaaccctaatgGATTAAAAACACTACATCACTTATgtgattattatattttaaatattgtttCCACTCTAATAAGGGActatggaaaataaaatttccaaaatatGGGCACTCGAGCTAGGTGCCcaagtatctctctttataatttagccttcgTTTTGTGCCGAACTAAGCAGGCGTGCGCGGCTATCTCCGACTCCGAGCCTGGAGTACTACAACCATAGATTTTCTAGGGTCGCCTTTCCAATCCTTTTTTCGGCGGCTAAAAAACCCTTTTAAAACTAAAACCCTTTCCAGTATTTCGGATCCTTcgtccacctctctctctctctctctctctctctctctctctctctctacttcgcCATTGGCGACCGCTGCTCGAGCCACGCTCTGGACTACAACCttgcaatctctctctctctttctctacttCGCCATTGGCGACCGCCGCTCGAGCCGCGCGCTGGATCGCGGAGCTCCTCATGAGCGGCGGCGCTCATGGCGGCGGCCTCAAGCGGCGCCGGAGCTGCTTCTTCCGTGACCGCCCCTTCGCCTCCAACGCCCTCGATTTGATCCGTCCCCCTCTCCTCGACGACGAAGAACCCACCGCTATTTCCTCCCAGTCCGACCCTTCCGACGAGTTCGAACCAACCACGGATCCCAACGAACCCTCGGGTGAGTGCTCAAGCACTAGTTTCTCCATTAGGGTTTTGGACTCGCTCAAATCAGCTCAAATCTCTACTCCGGAGATCGGATCGAGACCGTCTCGACCGTACCTATCCGATTTCAACAAGCTGATGAAGGCTTTTAGTCGGGGCGGCGCGATCGAAGAGGTCCTCAGGCTTTTTAATGAGTTGAAAGGATCAGAATGCTCTCCGAATGTTCTTTGTTACAATACAGTGATCAACGCCTTGGTGATTGCGGACCGGCCGCGCGAAGCACAAGCTATGTTCGACGAAATGCTTCTGTCGGGAGTGGCTCCTAACGTCTCGTCCTATAATATATTGGTAAAATTGCATTCTTGGTGTTCAAAGCAGTTTGATTTGGCTTACGAGGTCATTGCGAGGATGAGGGCTTGTGGATTTACTCCTGATTCAACCACTTATTCCACTCTAATCTGCGGTCTCTGTAGGGCGGGGAGAATTGGGGAGGCATGGGGTGTTCTTGATTGGATGTTGGAGGAGAAATGCCGGCCCACGGTTCATACGTACACGCCGATCGTTCTAAGTTACTGCTCAGAAGGCCAAATTGAAGAGGCTAAAACGCTCATGGCCGCTATGGAGAGTGTCGGCTGCCGTCCAAATACTGTGACCTATAATATATTGATAAGAGCACTTTGCAATGCTGGGAGATTCGATGAGGTTGAGCAAGTTTTAGTGGAAAGTGAGTTCAAGGGATGGACGCCCAACTCGGTTACTTATAATACATACATGAGTGGTCTTTGTAAGAGGAGCATGGGCAGGGAAGCACTTGGCCAGTTGGAAAAGATGCTAAGTTTGGGATTGCATCCTACTATATTCACTTTGAGCATTCTTCTTGATTGTCTTTGTTGTTGTTCAATGATTTGGGAGGCCAAATGCCTACTAGAACGGAGCTCTGCAGTGGAATTGTATATTGGTGTTGTTGGCTATAATACAGTTATGAGTAGACTCATTGAGATCGGGAGATGGCAGGCTGTTCTTAAGCTTATGATAGACATGATAAAAAAGGGTGTCACACCGAATACGAGAACATTCAATATAGTGATTCATAGCCTTTGTATAGCTGGGAAATCTCACCTAGCAAAATTTTTGATTAGAAATCGAGGCTTTGTTGCAAATGTGGTGACATATAATACGCTAATTCATTGGTTTTACTTGGAAGGAAAGTTTAATGAGGTTCAGCTTCTTATTTCTGACATGACTATTGAAAAGATTGCCCCAGATTTAGTTACTTATACTATAATAATTGATGGTCTCTGCAGACAGGGGAAGTTTTCAGAGGCTACTGATTGTTTCAAAAAATCTCTTGAAAATGGACTCTGCATAGATCTTTTTGTTGGTCTAATGAATAGACTCGTAAAGAGTAGAAGAATCAAGGAAATTCTCAGCCTATTTAAACAGATTGAAGGACAAGGATTTTATTCAGATGTTATCATATATGATTCCACGGTGCAGGCATTTTGTAGACATGGTTATTGTTCTAGTGCAGATATCTTTATACTGTGCCTTATTCTGGACAAAATGCTCGCGAAGAAGTAAGCACACTGCACATTCTAGAAGTTGAATAGTTAATTCTAACTTCTTTCCAATTGCAAATCATGAATTTGTGGCAGGTAAAAGCTCATCGCTATTTCAACTTTCTGCAGAGAAGAAATTTATCTGATTAATATGGATCACATGGTACTTTCAGTGTGTGCTATTTCGTGATATGCTGATTTTCTCCAAGGGGATAATATGTTTCGGGTGCattttggaaaataatttttggatataTTCTGCCTCTTTGTTGAGATCCATGAATCAAATGTTAACAGAAAAAGTGTCATCTTTTTATGCTGCAAATTTACATGCTTTTGATTGGTAATCGACTATTTTCAGTTGCATATTGCATCTCTTTTCGTAAGAAAATATAACTTATGATgtcttatcatattttttaggTAATGGATTGAGCGAACCACCAAGTTAGTGCATACATTGCTTGTATGTTCTTGCATCCAATTAGCAGTGCATGCAATCATGCATCTTCGACTGCTAATCAAATCCTTATTGGTTGCgcatttgatatttatattgcaCAACAAGATTAAAGCTCTTCATGGAAAATGAACTAGCTTACTTTGGAAAATTGAAGCTTTCCATGGAAGTGCACTAGATTAGTTTGGAACATTGGTTTCGTGATGGTACAGATCAGGTACTTGTTTCCTAGAATTCCTTTTCCTTGGTTTTATGGGGAGTGTgtcatctcttctctctctcaaattttttgtttcttttaaattatatgaaacaaccgtttttgccaaaagcttaagctagtaGAGAATGGTGgttgtatttatatttaaaacttcctctcacgtctgggctcgagactttttgataGGCTCATGACTCGAATTCAGGACCTTCTGCTTTGATGTGAAACAATTGTTTTcttcaaaagtttaagctagtagagaatggtgtttgtatttttatatttaacagttacTGTGATGTCAATATGTGTGGGGAAGTAATTTTGGGTGACTTTTCCTTTTTAGGTGACCATTAATTGATATCTTTACTGCATAGGTTGCTTTATGATGAAAGTGGCTTAGGAAAAGGCATGCAAGGTCATTGGATGGTGGTTCGCATCTCATTAAAACCAGAGTCACAATGAAGAACTTTCAGGTGATAAACTTTTCTCATCtgcttatttttattcttttcaatAATGTTTTAGGAGTTCTTTATATGAATATTAGTTTTATATGGAAAAAAAGACCTTGGTTGTCAAAGTTCATCTTATTTCTTATCCAGTCGCTCTTACAATAGGTGACTCGtggaaaaattatatttgtgaTCTATCCAGATTATATCATTTTGGTGCTTACTATATGCGTTATCGATATATACTATATAGCATTAAAAGTTGTCTATATTTTGTGAGCAACCATGTAAAAGCAATTGGTGGATTGCAGAGTCCTTTTAGGTAGTGCAGTAAGCTTTTGGTGCTTTTCATTTGGTTGTACATTAGAGAAGCATGGAAAGGAGCATGGAGACGCAAAGGAATAGAAAGTAAAAAGTAGTTAGGAGTTCATTCTCTGCTTTTCTATTGTTTGGAAGATTGTTGGGTTTGTTTTATGGTACAATATAATttgagcaaagaataaagaatgatgTCTGGCTGTCTGCGGAAAGAGGGAGTTGAGGAGAAGAAAAAGTAGAagggaatgagagagggatgcctggggtaaaaaaaaatcaaaagtaggCCCAAagcaatcaaaaaaaaaaaaaaaaaaacacctgcGTGCCCATGAAGGCACACAGCAGCACTATGCTGTGATACCCTTTGGGTATCGTGTTGTCTCGCGCAATACCCTTTGGGTATCGCAGCATGGGGGCTCCAAGCAGGATCCCCCCTTGCACTGTGCCCCCTAATTGGGGGCACAGTACATATCTTTCTTTTTGGTCTCTTCTTTTATGTTCTGAAGAGGAAGCTGTAGAAATGTCGCTTGATTTGCTTTATGCTATAATATCTGCAAATTTTTTGGAGTTATTGATTAGCCTGGATTACTATATTTTGCGGCTAAGGCAGTACAAGTTCATGTTACAACGTATCCTCACAATCTTTTGAGCTTTAAGCCTTTACTACAATTTCTTTTGTTTGGCAGTATGTTTTCCATACAAGTTAAAGAGGTGATGGCAGAACCACTGTGAACTGCCATGGGTAGTGGTCTTTGTGCTTTGAATTTCTAGAAGCTAATCTTTAGTGCTAACCATAGCTTTTAGAACATAAATGTTTTAAATCAACTATGAGCTCATACTGACTGCAAAATTCAAACTTATTATAAcgtatttattttgaaatctaaCATAATGAGGTTAAGTTTGTCTGAGTCTCTCGTTAGTCATTTCTCAGTATATTAGCATGAGAAGAAAAACATGGAAGTCAAATTTTAGTAAAGTTTGATTCATTCAACTTAGTAAtccatgcattttcattttcacTGTGTTAACCAAGTATTAACAAGTTAAAATGAAGAGCGTTGTATATTAGAAGATGGAGAAATTTTAGGTCGAAGCATAGTGCTTAAATTTGCTCCTTTTTTTCGCATAGGAATCATAAAGCTAAGATAAACTTTGCTGAAGACAAACTATTTGTCATGAGATACTTGTTATATAGACTGAATAAATCGCTGTGGCTGCTTCTTAGATGGTTAATAAACATTAAGGTCTGGGTATATCTGtaatttattttgttctatGGCTGAATTACTGATTTTTTTTGTGGGGCTACGTCCTATCTTTTTCCTGAGCGCTTGTTCTTTGGAGGAAAATGCAGGAAGAATCTTTTGTTATCCTTGGATCAGTTGAACAATTGCTATCTGATTCTGCAAAGAGGTTCATAGAGATAAAAACTCCTCGTAAGCTGTTCTGGAAGAAAAACCTTGGAATAGTGAAGAGCAGTGACTAAACTTGGAAGTAATAAGTGATTATTTGGTTTAACTTTATTCATCTGGATCAAGTTGTCCTGCCTAAACTTAAAGCTCTAGCTGAAGAGTATTTTACTTGATAGTTGCGGTAATTCTATTTGATACTTATAATATCTTTCTGTACCAGCTGGAACTACAATTGAAGATCACATGCAATTCACTGTAGCCCCGGTGCATGCAGCAATTGTAATGCAATTTGAAGAGCAAACATGTTAAGCAATTCAGTTGTCTTGCATGAATTTGTTGTAAACTTAGCTTCTGGCAAACACAATTGTTGCCTTCTTCAGCTGGACTTCGAAGAACCTTGCAGTTGCAATTGGGGTACCTGTGGAATCTCTTAACAGAATAATAAGTTTCCGGATGAGCAAGGTATTGCATTTGAATAACATGCTTGTAAAAATATGGTGCACATTCTTGGCCCTCCATCTCTTTATGAACTCATAACAGCTAAAAGGTTGAACTATCCCTTACTAAATTTAAGCAAGATGATCTGAAAACACTACCATAATGTTGATTAGTTTTTTGCCAACACAACAACTATGCCATTTTGAAATTCTCTGCTTTGAAA
This DNA window, taken from Ananas comosus cultivar F153 linkage group 21, ASM154086v1, whole genome shotgun sequence, encodes the following:
- the LOC109726580 gene encoding pentatricopeptide repeat-containing protein At5g64320, mitochondrial-like isoform X1; amino-acid sequence: MSGGAHGGGLKRRRSCFFRDRPFASNALDLIRPPLLDDEEPTAISSQSDPSDEFEPTTDPNEPSGECSSTSFSIRVLDSLKSAQISTPEIGSRPSRPYLSDFNKLMKAFSRGGAIEEVLRLFNELKGSECSPNVLCYNTVINALVIADRPREAQAMFDEMLLSGVAPNVSSYNILVKLHSWCSKQFDLAYEVIARMRACGFTPDSTTYSTLICGLCRAGRIGEAWGVLDWMLEEKCRPTVHTYTPIVLSYCSEGQIEEAKTLMAAMESVGCRPNTVTYNILIRALCNAGRFDEVEQVLVESEFKGWTPNSVTYNTYMSGLCKRSMGREALGQLEKMLSLGLHPTIFTLSILLDCLCCCSMIWEAKCLLERSSAVELYIGVVGYNTVMSRLIEIGRWQAVLKLMIDMIKKGVTPNTRTFNIVIHSLCIAGKSHLAKFLIRNRGFVANVVTYNTLIHWFYLEGKFNEVQLLISDMTIEKIAPDLVTYTIIIDGLCRQGKFSEATDCFKKSLENGLCIDLFVGLMNRLVKSRRIKEILSLFKQIEGQGFYSDVIIYDSTVQAFCRHGYCSSADIFILCLILDKMLAKK
- the LOC109726580 gene encoding pentatricopeptide repeat-containing protein At5g64320, mitochondrial-like isoform X3 is translated as MSGGAHGGGLKRRRSCFFRDRPFASNALDLIRPPLLDDEEPTAISSQSDPSDEFEPTTDPNEPSGECSSTSFSIRVLDSLKSAQISTPEIGSRPSRPYLSDFNKLMKAFSRGGAIEEVLRLFNELKGSECSPNVLCYNTVINALVIADRPREAQAMFDEMLLSGVAPNVSSYNILVKLHSWCSKQFDLAYEVIARMRACGFTPDSTTYSTLICGLCRAGRIGEAWGVLDWMLEEKCRPTVHTYTPIVLSYCSEGQIEEAKTLMAAMESVGCRPNTVTYNILIRALCNAGRFDEVEQVLVESEFKGWTPNSVTYNTYMSGLCKRSMGREALGQLEKMLSLGLHPTIFTLSILLDCLCCCSMIWEAKCLLERSSAVELYIGVVGYNTVMSRLIEIGRWQAVLKLMIDMIKKGVTPNTRTFNIVIHSLCIAGKSHLAKFLIRNRGFVANVVTYNTLIHWFYLEGKFNEVQLLISDMTIEKIAPDLVTYTIIIDGLCRQGKFSEATDCFKKSLENGLCIDLFVGLMNRLVKSRRIKEILSLFKQIEGQGFYSDVIIYDSTVQAFCRHGYCSSADIFILCLILDKMLAKK
- the LOC109726580 gene encoding pentatricopeptide repeat-containing protein At5g64320, mitochondrial-like isoform X2 is translated as MSGGAHGGGLKRRRSCFFRDRPFASNALDLIRPPLLDDEEPTAISSQSDPSDEFEPTTDPNEPSGECSSTSFSIRVLDSLKSAQISTPEIGSRPSRPYLSDFNKLMKAFSRGGAIEEVLRLFNELKGSECSPNVLCYNTVINALVIADRPREAQAMFDEMLLSGVAPNVSSYNILVKLHSWCSKQFDLAYEVIARMRACGFTPDSTTYSTLICGLCRAGRIGEAWGVLDWMLEEKCRPTVHTYTPIVLSYCSEGQIEEAKTLMAAMESVGCRPNTVTYNILIRALCNAGRFDEVEQVLVESEFKGWTPNSVTYNTYMSGLCKRSMGREALGQLEKMLSLGLHPTIFTLSILLDCLCCCSMIWEAKCLLERSSAVELYIGVVGYNTVMSRLIEIGRWQAVLKLMIDMIKKGVTPNTRTFNIVIHSLCIAGKSHLAKFLIRNRGFVANVVTYNTLIHWFYLEGKFNEVQLLISDMTIEKIAPDLVTYTIIIDGLCRQGKFSEATDCFKKSLENGLCIDLFVGLMNRLVKSRRIKEILSLFKQIEGQGFYSDVIIYDSTVQAFCRHGYCSSADIFILCLILDKMLAKK